ttcttcctttttcatATGTACATAATATTATACTGATCAACTTTTTGTTCAAACTTTTTCTATTGCTTAATATTACTGTTGAGATTAATATTCATTTAAAGTTGTGGCAACAGAAAAAGTTTGAACAAAAAGTTGATCAGTAATTCAGTATAGTACATAATACTTATGTACGTAGAAAAGAGGAAggaaatgaattaattattataaatccAATCAATTGAGAATAAAATTACTGCTGACGTTATTAATGAAAGTAAAACTAGGTCATTTCATGCCACATTATCATTATCCCACAGCAGGATCCTCCCGCATCTTTTTATCTGCTTTTCGATATATAAAAGGCAAATAATACTCCACTTTAGCACTCCGCTCCGCCCATGACGACCGCCCTGCTCCAAACATCCCAAATCGCTCCGCCGCCGCAAGCGGCCGCGGCGCAGTCGCTGCCCCTCACCTTCATCGACATCTTATGGATAATTTTCCACCCCATCCGGCGCCTCCTCTTCTACGAATTCCCTTGCTCAAAGCCTCATTTCTCAGAATCAATCATTCCCAAACTCAAACAATCCCTCTCACTAACTCTCAAACACTTCTTCCCTCTCGCCGGCGCCATCTTCTACCCTCTCAACTCCGCCGATTTGCCACAACTCCGATACACCCCCGGCGACTCTGTCTCGCTAACCGTTTGCGAATCGAGCCACGATTTCGACGATCTCGTCGCGAACCACGGTCGTGATTCGGATAAATTCTACGACCTAATCCCTAATTTGCCGCCGATGATCGTCGAATTCGATTTCAAATTGCTCAAAGTCCTAGCTCTGCAGGTCACTCTGTTTCCCGGTCGCGGACTCTGCTTAGGCGTCGCGAACCACCACTCCGCCGGCGACGCCACCTCCATCGCCGCCTTCTTACGGCGCTGGTCTTCGATCTGTAAAATTGACGAGGCCTTGGTCTCCAACTCTGAAATTGAATCTCCGCCACTATTCGACAGATCTCTATTCAATTATCCTCCAAAATTGGACGCTCTTTACTGGAACCAAATCAAACCATTTCCATTCACGCAGCCGTCCTTTCCTCTGCCGACTAATCGCGTCCGAGCTACGTACGTTCTGAGCAAATCGGATCTGGAGAAGCTCAAGCTCTCGATTCAATCAGCCAATCCAGATTTAGGCAGCGTATCTTCCTTTGTAGCTATGGCAGCTTATGTGTGGTCTTGTTTCGTAAAAAC
This sequence is a window from Salvia splendens isolate huo1 chromosome 5, SspV2, whole genome shotgun sequence. Protein-coding genes within it:
- the LOC121802934 gene encoding anthocyanidin 3-O-glucoside 6''-O-acyltransferase-like produces the protein MTTALLQTSQIAPPPQAAAAQSLPLTFIDILWIIFHPIRRLLFYEFPCSKPHFSESIIPKLKQSLSLTLKHFFPLAGAIFYPLNSADLPQLRYTPGDSVSLTVCESSHDFDDLVANHGRDSDKFYDLIPNLPPMIVEFDFKLLKVLALQVTLFPGRGLCLGVANHHSAGDATSIAAFLRRWSSICKIDEALVSNSEIESPPLFDRSLFNYPPKLDALYWNQIKPFPFTQPSFPLPTNRVRATYVLSKSDLEKLKLSIQSANPDLGSVSSFVAMAAYVWSCFVKTSSVEEDGDENGDRLEFFLAAIDLRARIEPVVPENYFGNCLTYGLGRERRVELGAEDGVFAAARAVAKAIRERLSEKEKILEDAENWISETAEVAEMKLGVSGSARVDLYGMDFGFGRARKVEVLSIDGEKYAMSLCKARDLEGGLEIGMSLPKMRMDAFATCFDHGIKNF